One bacterium DNA segment encodes these proteins:
- the mazG gene encoding nucleoside triphosphate pyrophosphohydrolase — MSRETKIKRNPYAKQIASKLEKLVDVMHTLRSEEGCPWDRAQSLGDLRQYVLEETYEVLQAMDQSNLPALKEELGDLMFQVVFLSQMMQEQNAFTLLEVLDTVTKKMLSRHPHVFGSSQAQSPEQALQNWESMKDKQKALKQGSDRSILDGIPLHLPALQQASMISSKVVRVGFEWETEDDVWKKLEEEFREFREAQTEEHRAEELGDILFTMVNIARKQKINPEDALRAANEKFRKRFSKLEKRVYEQNKQLGDLSLAEMDAIWEEIKKEEKQSGAGVSPA; from the coding sequence ATGTCACGTGAAACAAAGATCAAACGAAATCCGTATGCGAAACAGATAGCCAGCAAGCTTGAAAAGCTTGTGGACGTGATGCATACGCTTCGCTCAGAAGAAGGATGCCCGTGGGACCGTGCGCAATCGTTAGGGGATCTGCGCCAGTACGTTCTCGAAGAGACGTACGAAGTTCTTCAAGCGATGGATCAGTCTAATCTGCCTGCCCTCAAAGAAGAATTGGGTGATTTGATGTTCCAGGTCGTCTTTCTTTCACAAATGATGCAGGAACAAAATGCTTTTACGCTATTAGAAGTGTTGGATACAGTTACAAAAAAGATGCTGAGCCGGCATCCGCATGTCTTTGGCTCTTCTCAGGCTCAATCCCCGGAACAGGCTCTCCAAAATTGGGAATCGATGAAGGACAAGCAGAAAGCGCTCAAACAGGGAAGCGATCGTTCGATTCTGGATGGTATTCCGTTGCACCTACCGGCCTTGCAACAAGCTTCGATGATTTCTTCGAAAGTGGTGCGTGTGGGATTTGAATGGGAGACTGAAGACGACGTCTGGAAAAAGTTGGAAGAGGAGTTCCGGGAATTTCGTGAAGCTCAAACGGAAGAACACCGCGCTGAGGAGCTCGGCGATATCCTGTTTACCATGGTGAATATTGCGCGCAAGCAGAAAATCAATCCGGAAGATGCTTTGCGCGCGGCCAATGAAAAATTCCGGAAACGCTTCAGTAAGCTTGAAAAGCGCGTGTATGAACAGAACAAGCAATTGGGCGATTTAAGTCTTGCTGAGATGGATGCTATTTGGGAGGAGATCAAAAAGGAGGAAAAACAAAGTGGCGCGGGCGTCTCGCCTGCGTAA
- a CDS encoding HEAT repeat domain-containing protein: MFAFGPKPEKLKEKGDIEGLLKLLDHKKLEVRKEVATILREWAKPECKNALLKALMDENQGIRVYAVQGLAKLKDPQTDEALASAAQDSDWEVRKEALSALVKSGRNIDAMLQAIRFNSAELRELAAVRLGDTGGSQAVEALIVALKDEEELVRLRAVNALAKIKDPQSRIPLQEATQDKDPQVSKAAQAVLETIKNL; encoded by the coding sequence ATGTTTGCATTTGGGCCAAAGCCTGAGAAGTTAAAGGAAAAAGGAGATATTGAAGGACTTCTGAAACTGCTGGATCACAAAAAGCTGGAAGTGCGCAAGGAAGTTGCAACGATTTTGCGGGAATGGGCAAAGCCCGAATGTAAGAACGCTTTACTGAAAGCTTTGATGGATGAAAACCAGGGCATTCGCGTTTATGCAGTGCAGGGATTGGCAAAGCTGAAAGATCCGCAGACAGATGAAGCTCTGGCATCAGCTGCGCAGGATTCTGATTGGGAAGTGCGCAAGGAGGCTCTCAGCGCTCTTGTGAAATCGGGACGCAATATCGATGCGATGCTGCAGGCAATCCGTTTCAACAGCGCAGAGCTTCGTGAGTTAGCGGCGGTAAGGCTCGGTGATACGGGTGGCTCGCAGGCCGTTGAAGCGTTGATTGTCGCGTTGAAAGATGAAGAAGAATTGGTCCGTCTTCGCGCAGTAAACGCGCTCGCAAAGATCAAGGATCCTCAGTCAAGAATTCCCCTTCAGGAAGCAACACAAGATAAAGACCCACAGGTGAGTAAAGCTGCTCAGGCAGTACTGGAAACGATCAAAAACCTTTAG
- a CDS encoding FAD-binding protein has product MRFLIFIKQVPTSSEILFDSHTKTLVRDGVKNEMNAYDRRAITEAIRYRTEKGGEVIAATMGPSSAKDALREALIMGVDSAIHILDPRLAGSDTLVTSRVLAAAAKRIGYDVIFCGQHSTDSETGQVPVELAELLGLPCATAVRKIEYLPEGVLHVSSETEEGSLLLEMPLPAVISTAERLIRPLKTKNADLSKAPDGKIQELNLGDLGMSASEAGLAGSPTWVSEICDVRITRAPDLWDGTDAAGTAAKLLDLIRHRKSRVQQISRVPQKSRNSDDAREYWCWIEFLQNQIRPVSLEILSCGANLAAEKGGKVCALLAGHLNPQISALLGSYGADKIYYVQTTQPHPDEIVSLLSDRVVLQKPFALLFPATSQGKYLAPRIAARLGLGLTGDCVGLTFQGDEKLAQLKPAFGGNIVAPIFTRTSPILTTIRSGALETRGPRTPFEPEVDHWNLPENVVKQFTIIAQEIDPGVEAVKMDHSKVVVGVGMGVGLENLQLAFHLAGLLDGAVGATRRVVDSGWVARQFQIGLTGKFIAPEVYLGLGVSGRYNHMIGVQKSGLIIGINQDPSAEIFQTADIGVNGDCVAIAAEMILLIEKE; this is encoded by the coding sequence ATGAGATTCTTAATTTTCATAAAACAGGTCCCGACTTCTTCCGAAATACTCTTCGATTCGCACACCAAGACGTTGGTTCGTGATGGTGTGAAGAACGAAATGAATGCGTATGACCGGAGAGCCATCACGGAGGCTATTCGCTACCGGACCGAAAAGGGCGGAGAAGTAATTGCCGCAACGATGGGACCCTCTTCCGCTAAAGACGCTCTCAGAGAAGCGCTGATTATGGGAGTCGATTCCGCCATTCATATTCTGGATCCGCGGCTTGCGGGCAGCGATACACTGGTGACTTCGCGAGTTCTTGCCGCAGCAGCAAAAAGGATTGGCTACGATGTTATTTTTTGCGGCCAGCATAGCACTGATTCTGAAACCGGGCAGGTGCCCGTTGAACTCGCCGAATTGCTCGGACTTCCCTGCGCAACGGCGGTGCGTAAAATTGAGTATCTTCCTGAAGGCGTTCTCCACGTTTCTTCTGAAACAGAGGAAGGTTCGCTCCTTCTGGAAATGCCTTTGCCCGCTGTGATTTCAACGGCGGAACGCCTGATCAGGCCATTGAAAACAAAGAATGCTGATCTCTCCAAGGCTCCTGATGGGAAAATTCAGGAACTGAATCTGGGTGATCTGGGTATGTCAGCAAGTGAAGCGGGGCTCGCGGGCTCGCCAACTTGGGTATCGGAAATCTGCGATGTGCGAATCACGCGCGCTCCTGACTTGTGGGATGGGACGGATGCTGCCGGTACCGCTGCAAAATTGCTCGATTTGATTCGTCACCGCAAATCGAGGGTTCAACAGATTTCCAGGGTGCCACAAAAATCTCGGAATTCAGATGACGCACGTGAATACTGGTGCTGGATTGAATTTCTGCAAAACCAGATTCGGCCCGTTTCGCTGGAAATACTGAGTTGCGGCGCAAATCTTGCAGCTGAAAAAGGAGGAAAAGTTTGTGCGCTGCTGGCGGGGCATTTGAATCCGCAAATTTCCGCTCTTCTGGGCTCCTATGGCGCGGACAAGATTTACTACGTTCAGACAACTCAGCCGCATCCTGATGAGATCGTATCCCTTTTGTCGGACCGCGTTGTATTGCAGAAACCTTTCGCTTTGCTTTTTCCCGCGACAAGCCAGGGGAAGTATCTTGCGCCGCGCATTGCAGCGCGCCTTGGACTCGGCTTAACGGGAGATTGTGTGGGCTTGACTTTTCAGGGAGACGAAAAGCTTGCGCAGCTGAAACCCGCATTCGGTGGCAATATCGTGGCGCCGATTTTCACTCGCACTTCCCCGATCCTGACAACCATTCGCTCCGGGGCGCTGGAAACAAGAGGTCCACGAACACCGTTCGAACCGGAAGTGGATCACTGGAATCTTCCGGAAAATGTGGTGAAGCAGTTTACGATCATTGCTCAGGAAATCGATCCAGGTGTTGAAGCCGTGAAAATGGATCATTCCAAAGTTGTTGTGGGCGTCGGAATGGGAGTCGGGTTGGAGAATTTGCAGCTCGCTTTCCATCTTGCCGGTCTACTGGACGGCGCTGTCGGCGCGACTCGAAGAGTTGTCGATAGCGGCTGGGTGGCGCGGCAATTCCAGATAGGACTTACCGGTAAATTCATAGCGCCTGAAGTCTACCTGGGTCTGGGCGTAAGCGGCCGGTATAATCACATGATCGGAGTGCAGAAATCCGGACTCATTATCGGAATCAATCAGGATCCGTCAGCTGAAATTTTTCAAACTGCAGATATTGGAGTAAACGGAGACTGCGTTGCCATCGCAGCCGAAATGATTCTGTTAATCGAGAAGGAGTGA